In a single window of the Lagenorhynchus albirostris chromosome 19, mLagAlb1.1, whole genome shotgun sequence genome:
- the ZNF260 gene encoding zinc finger protein 260, whose protein sequence is MIRMLESLQPESDLLQHDQIHAGEKPYECNDCGKTFNLKQNLIEHKKMHTGEKSHECNECGKEFSRVSSLTLHLRSHTGKKPYKCNKCGKAFSQKGNLLTHQKHHTGEKTYECGKASIQMPSLIKHQRNHIGNKPYVCKECGKAFNGKSYLSEHEKIHTGEKPFECNQCGRAFSQKQYLVKHQNIHSGKKPFKCNECGKAFSQKENLIIHQRIHTGEKPYECKGCGKAFIQKSSLIRHQRSHTGEKPYICKECGKAFSGKSNLTEHEKIHIGEKPYKCNECGTIFRQKQYLIKHHNIHTGEKPYECNKCGKAFSRITSLIVHVRIHTGDKPYECKICGKAFCQSSSLTVHMRSHTGEKPYGCNECGKAFSQFSTLALHMRIHTGEKPYQCNECGKAFSQKSHHIRHQRIHTH, encoded by the coding sequence ATGATAAGAATGTTGGAAAGCCTTCAGCCTGAATCAGATCTCCTTCAGCATGATCAAATTCAtgctggagagaaaccttatgaatgtaatGACTGTGGAAAAACATTTAACCTGAAGCAAAACCTCATAGAGCATAAGAAAATGCATACTGGAGAGAAATCAcatgaatgtaatgaatgtggtaaagAATTCTCTCGAGTCTCATCCCTTACTCTACATTTGAGAAGTCATACAGGAAAGAAaccatataaatgtaataaatgtggaaaagccttcagcCAGAAGGGAAACTTGCTTACTCATCAAAAACATCATACTGGAGAGAAAACTtatgaatgtgggaaagcttcTATTCAGATGCCAAGCCTTATTAAACACCAGAGAAATCATATTGGAAACAAACCCTATGTATGTAAGGAATGTGGCAAAGCCTTCAATGGAAAATCATATCTCTCTGAGCATGAGAAAattcatacaggagagaaaccatTTGAATGTAATCAATGTGGAAGAGCCTTCAGCCAGAAGCAATACCTCGTTAAACATCAGAATATCCATAGTGGAAAGAAACCCTTTAAATGTAATGAGTGTGGAAAAGCCTTTAGCCAGAAGGAAAACCTCATTATCCATCAAAGAATTCATACTGGcgagaaaccttatgaatgtaaaGGGTGTGGGAAAGCTTTCATTCAGAAGTCAAGCCTCATTAGACACCAGAGAAgtcatacaggagagaaaccttatatatgtaaggaatgtggaaaagccttcagtGGGAAATCAAACCTCACTGAGCATGAGAAAATTCATattggagagaaaccctataaatgtaatgaatgtggaacAATCTTTAGGCAGAAGCAGTACCTCATTAAACATCACAATattcatacaggagagaaaccctatgaatgtaataaatgtggaaaagccttctcTCGAATCACATCTCTCATTGTACATGTGAGAATTCATACAGGTGATAAGCCTTATGAATGTAAAATATGCGGGAAAGCCTTCTGTCAAAGCTCATCTCTTACTGTGCATATGAGAAGTCATACAGGTGAGAAGCCCTATGgttgtaatgaatgtgggaaagccttctctCAGTTCTCAACTCTTGCTCTGCATATGAGAAtccacactggagaaaaaccttatcagtgtaatgaatgtggaaaagcttttagccAGAAGTCACATCATATTAGACACCAGAGAATTCATACTCATTAA